GGCAGTTCTTCGTAATTTAAGGTTAAACTGCCTGGTTTTGACTCGTGTGTAGCAGAGCCGTCACTACCGCCGCAAGCGACTAAACTTATGGCGCATGCGGAAGCTAAAATGGTTTGTATAAACTGTTTCATATTTTATTATCCTCGCCTTAGAAATTAGCTCGTAAACTTAAACGATAAGTGCGGCCATTGCGGTATGACACTAAGGTTCTATCTTTAGTGACATTCTCTTTTAACGCATTACCTTCTGAGAATTTAATATCATTCCCCTCTTCATCGTAATCCAAAACGTTATGCACGCTGGTATAGTAATTACGGGTTTCAGTATCAGTTAAGTTTAAGGCTTGGAAAGACAAGCTAAATGTTTCATTAATTTTGTAATTGGCTGATAAGTCTAAACGACCGCTACCTTCGCGCCACGATGCCCCCAAGGTATCACTACGACTAACCAGCTCATCCGACTTACCACGATAGGCTAAGCGAATAGAGTGACCAAACTTTTGCCAGTAGCCAGTAAAGTTATAAGCATGTTGTGGAACCCACTCTACTGGGAATTGAGGTAATTCAGCGCCAGTATCGGTATCGATTTCTTTATCTGTTTTACTATTTGAATAGGTGTAATTAAAATCAACACCTAAACCAGACCATATACCCGGTAAGAAGGTGTAAGCTTGGCGATAACCGAACTCTAAACCTGAAATGGTAGCCCCTTTACCATTGCGTAATTTACTCACTTTGAATAATGAGCAATAGGATTCGGCCATGGCATTTCGTCCGCCTGGATCTTCTGTTTGATCAGCATCATCCGCGGCATACCACCAAGGTTGGTTTACCGCATAAATACTGCCAATATTTGGTGCACAGGCATTGGTGCGGTTACCCCATAGCATTGATGGGTCGGCTTCCCACTCAGCTTTAATATCTTCTTTTGATTTAACTAAATCGGCTGCATCGTATCCATTTGATAAATCTAAAAAGCGTAAATCAGACGCATGTTGAATTGTTTCCACTCGCTCTTCAAAATCAGTTAACTCTTTATGGAATAAACCAAGTGACATCATGCTTTCTTTATTGAAGTACCATTCAAGCGACACATCTAAGTTTTTAGATTCTTGAGGGTTTAATTTAGGGTTACTTAAATCAATTCTAGCGCCACGCGTATTACCATTTTCCGGTACCCCCCAATAACCATGATGCATTTCAAAGCCTGGTTTAATAGAATCAATTTTAGGATGAGACATGGTTTTAGATGCCGCAAAGCGACCAATAAACTCATCGGTAAACGCCATATTCATGTTTAAGCTAGGCAATAAATTAGAATAACTATGGCTGCCAACAGTTGCGAATGTTGAAATTGATCTATCTTCTTTACCACCCGCTGGACGCTCAATACCTTGCTCATCTGTAATGGATTCTGCGTAACTGTAGTAATCTCGTAGGTGACTCCAGTCGGTATGGCGCGCCCATGAACCATGGTTACCGGCATTGTCTTTGATGGTTAGCGGATCATAACAGGGGTAAGTATTTTCACTCGGAATACGCGTATCATCAGTTGGATCATCTGGTGTTCCGTTAAAATCCCAACCGTAGCCGTCAATGCGATTAAACCAAGGCTTGGAATTAGGATCAGTATGAACTGCGTTAGTATTGGCACAGGTTTCTTTTTCTGTCATGCCATCTAAAAGTTCAGGTGTTCTTAAATGCCTAAATAAGAAAGGATCAAACGCTCGGTTATAATCATCTTGTGGCCAGCGAACACTAGAGTAACCTGATGATTCGACTTCAGTTTTAACATAACGTAAACCAATATCACCGGTTAAGTTCTCTATTGGATTAAAGTTTAATTTAACGTACGCGGCTTTGTTGTCGAGCACTGCGCCACGCGTATCGCCTTTATTACGCTGAAATACAGGATCTTTACTTGAAACAATATCTATGAATTTTTCAATGTCAACTTGAGGAAAACCAGCCGTGGTCGGCGACATAGGCACGCCAGAGCTAACTAAGAAGTCATTGTATGGGAAAGGTTGATCAATGATATAGTTTTCTGAAGGCACCGCAGATAACGATTCACCCGTAGTAATAATGCGCGAGCCGATAATATTGCCGTGCGAGTCGTAAATATTAACAAACTCACCATCACTTGAATTTTTTAATTGCCCGCTTTGGTGATCGACATATTTTTCGCGTTTAGTGACACGTGCACCTAATTCAAGCTTAGTAAAACCAAGTACATCTAGGTCCCAATCAATATCAATAAATGCGCCTTTAATTTCATCATCGACTTCACGTTCGGTTACACTTAAAAAGTTATAACGGTTTGCTGCAGTATCATTTGGATTAAATCCAGTTGTACGAATATTGTCCCACAGGTTTAATCTATCTTCATGCGAAACAACAGAAGTGCCAACCTCCATTAAACAAGTTCCTGACGAGCAATCAAAACCTACAGGTTGAATACCAGTAACAGGTGTACCAAATGGATCAGCAGCAATTAAAGCATCTTGAGATACGCCACTAAGCATGTTGAAATAGTAAGCACGAGTAGTCGGATCTTGAGTAGTTTTAGAGTAATCAATACCCGCATCGACTTTAATTTCATCGCCGATATATTGCTCTAAATGTAAGTTAACAATCGAGTTTTTAACTTTAGAGCCACCCGCATTAGTGTTATAACCACCATCGCCAAAGCGGTTTAATGATTTAACCAATGTACGCGTGCCTGTATCAACAATCCACCAATCTTCTTGCGGATCAGAATAGCTTGGATAAAATTCTTTACCCGCGACTTTTAAACCGTGTTTATCACCAGCAAAAAAGTTAGCATTGTTTGCTTCATACTTACCGCGAGTTTGCACCCCGTAAGACTGGTTAGTTAGATTTTGCTCACTACCAGTAAAGTTTAATAAGATATTGGTCGATTCTGTCGGTGCAAGCTGAAAAGTTAACGTACCACTTACCCGATCACTTTCATTGGTATACAAATCATAATTTAGCGTATTCGGCGCTAATACCAATGTATCGGACACAACGCCGTTCTCAGTAGTGCCCGCCACTTTGGCGTTAACCACTTTGTAATCGTCAATACGGATTTGGTCACGGCGGCTAGAGCTAGTTTCATTAGCGATTGTCGCGAAAACACCAAAGGTATCGTCAAAAAACTTTTTAGAGATAGACGCCGAAATTTTATAATCGTCTTTATCGGCAAAGTCACTATTACGATATTGAACCTCAGCAGCTAAGGTTTCTTTACGATTAAGTGGTTTAAAAGTATTCAGTTGAACCGTAGCGCCCAAAGCCCCTTCAATATGATCTGCACTCGGTGCCTTAATAACGGAAATTTGCGACAAAATGTCTGATGAAAAGGCACTTAAATCAACCGATTGGTTATCATCTGCACTGGTCAGCGTAACCCCATTTAACGTAATGACGTTTTGGTTAGGGTTAGCACCGCGTACTGTGATTACTGTACCCTCGCCATCTCGCTCTTGTACAGATACCCCCGTTACACGTGATAATGCATCAGCAATATTTTGGTCTGTTGATTTACCTATATCTTCAGCGAAAATACTATCAGATATATTATTACTGAATTTCTTTTGGTTAATAGACTTTAAAACACTACCTCTAAAGCCTGTCACTTCAATGACTTCGGTGTCTTCTTTGTCTTTTTTCTTTTCTTTATCTTCCTCTTCAGCCGCATATGCAACCATACTTGCACTACTAGCCAGTATAGCCAGCGATAAAGCGCTGAGCTTAAAGCGTTCTCTCGTATTGGACATTTGTTTGTGTCTCCTCAAAGAAGCCGCATATAGGAAATATAACGACTTCTGTGCGTTGGTCATTGTTCTTATTTAGTTTGACTGTCCCTAATCAGGATCCCTGTTGATGTAAATTGCCTTCGCCTTAATTTATGTACAGCAAGTCAAATCACTTAACATAAATTAAACAAAACAACATACATAGTGCGTAGTTTAGTATTAATTGTAAACAATGCACAACCCACATTTAAATAAAATATTTAAAATACAAACCAATTTAATTAAAAATCAATAAAAAACCAAAACACCCAGGCAAGATAAACACCAATAAAAACAACAAGATATAAATCAAAAAGCATGTGATTTATACTAAAGTAGAGGATATGTATTTTTATGTGTAATTTTTTTTGGTTAAATATAAACAATTAAATTATAATGTTTTGACTTGTTAGAAACTTAACAAACTTATAAAAGTTAGATATAAGAACTAAGACCAATAAGTATAAAAAATTAAATATTTTACAAAAAAAATAAAAATTCAACCTAGCGAAATAATAATAAAATCGATACGTAAATGCTTTTTTATGAGTTATTTTCAGCCAATTTGATTAGGTGGTACCTAATTCATTTTTGCTTGTGGCTTTTAAAAACTATAATGGAGGGCTACCTTGAACTTACATAAAGTCAGTACTATCCAAAATCAAATTTCAGATATATTGCGAACGGAGATTATTTCTGGGCAACTTGGTGTTGGTGATAAACTCAATGAAATTGAACTCGCAAAACGCTTCGGGGTATCTCGAGGGCCCATTCGTGATGTACTCTTGTTATTAGGAAAGGAGGGGTTAACTTATACCAAAGGTAGCTCGGGTACTTTTATTTCTGATCCGTTGGATAATAAAACAGAAAAAATACTGTGTGGAATTCGCCTTAAACTTGAAGAGTTTTCATTAAAACAACTCATTAACACAGCAACTTTTAAAGATTTATTGGATTTAGAATCCATCATATCCCGCATGGATATGTACATGTCTTGTGGGAACAAAGTAGATTGCGTTAATACAACCATAGATTTTCATAAACACTGTGTTGAACTAGGTGGTTGCAGCGACATATTTAATGTCTGGTATCCGATAATTATGCGGATCCATGCCAATATGGGATTGCAATGCCTTGATAGTTTTTGTTTACAAAATTATCTTGATTTATTAGATGGATTAAAACGTAAAGACAGCCATAGTGCAGTTATCGCACTAAAGAAAATTTTAAAACCTTAGTCTTAATTTTTCTTAAAATAACTGTTATTCGCTGGTATTTTCTGCCATTAAAAAAGTATATACCAATCGATTTCCTGCGCTAATATTGCGGTTGGCAAGGGTGCGGGTACGCGTAAACTGCCACCACACTTGATCACGCATTTCATCAACTATCGGTCGCCAGCTGGATTCAAACAGCTCGTTAATAATGATTTCACAATGCGGCTGTTTACATTGAACTCGACTAATTTCAATTCCTACGCCTAAATCATGAGTTGTTATAAAATCGGTAATTTGCATTTGCATATTATAACCCCACTCATAATCTTTTTGGCGTTGATGAAAGCCAGTAATAAATTGTTTTAGGCTTGGAGACTGGCGCTGGATCATGCTTTGAATATTTTGTGGAATATGCTTTTTAATGACTCGTTCAACAACCTCTGGCGTAAATTGCTCACCTAATTGTTGGCTTGCCTGCGCGTTTAATTGCAACTTGGGGTTTTGTCCTAGCTGATTTTGCTGTTGCAGCCGCCTTTTTTCGCTTAGTAATTCACTTTTTTCTTGTTGCAGTTGAGCCTTTTCTTGCTGTAATTGTTTTACCTGTTGCTGTAATTGTGCATTTTGTAAACGTAACTGATGGGCCGTTTCAGTTATTGATGGGGTTTGCTGAGTTTCAGAAGAGGTTGCAGGTGCGGTAGCTACAAAATTCTGATTTAGGGAATGATTAGAATTATTCGCTTTTGGTAAAGGTTCAGTTAAGGAGCTCAAACGACTTATCGAATGTTGAACATTAGGGTTAAAATTTTTCTGCGAAAAAAACGATTGGCGTACAAATTCTGTGGTTATACCGGCTAACCAAGCTAACGTTATGATTATTGTCAGTTTAGAAAAATGCATTTACCAATTAACGTAAGCTGGCGAGATCTTGTTGGGTATCTAAATCAAATTTAGCATTTTCTATTAATACGGTTTCAGTCGGCATAGCGGTCAGCAGACCTTGAGCACCTTTATCACCAGTTAATGATTTTAATTGACTAAAGCAATTTGGGGTAAATATGGCCGGCACACCCTTTTGATTTAAGTATTCAGCACAGGTATTAACTTTCGGGTTACGCTGAAAAATCGCTAGCAGTGCCAAGTAATCATTCAGTGTAAGATTGGCTTGGTCAAGTAAACACACCATAATGCCATCTACCCCTTTTAAATTGGTTTTTTTACTCAGTACTGATAAGCAACCAAAAGAGATACTATTGCCTAAACCTTCTCGCCAGTTAGGATTAACAAAATAATTTAAATTAGCGTTAGCAAAAGGCAGCTTAGGAAATATTTCATTCGCATAGGCACCTAATATCACATTAATACGCAAATCAATGTCATGTTGTTTCGCTTGACTGACTAATTTAGTCATTTGATCAATTTTTTTTAGTATTAACGGACTACCACTAATATTGGCCAGTTGCTTACGGCCACCAAACCGCTTGCCTTCACCTGCAGCCATTAAAAGTAGCTCTATCTTCATGAGTTTTGTCTCACTTTGCCTAATTCAATTTATGCTACCTGAGATTTATGACGTATCGACGGCGTTGAATCTGCAGCTTTAACGACACCAGACAATGATCTAGCATCACGTTGTTCAAGTACAGCATGTATCTCAGCTAAAATCGATAGTGCAATCGATTCCGGTAGCTCACCACCTAAGTTTAACCCAATAGGCCCACTAAGTGGTTTGGATAATGTCGATAATTTTGCTGCATTTAACACTTTTTGCTTGCGGTGCTTGGGTCCTAGCATACCAATATAACCCGCACTCGACTTTTGCAATAAAC
This genomic window from Saccharobesus litoralis contains:
- a CDS encoding TonB-dependent receptor, giving the protein MSNTRERFKLSALSLAILASSASMVAYAAEEEDKEKKKDKEDTEVIEVTGFRGSVLKSINQKKFSNNISDSIFAEDIGKSTDQNIADALSRVTGVSVQERDGEGTVITVRGANPNQNVITLNGVTLTSADDNQSVDLSAFSSDILSQISVIKAPSADHIEGALGATVQLNTFKPLNRKETLAAEVQYRNSDFADKDDYKISASISKKFFDDTFGVFATIANETSSSRRDQIRIDDYKVVNAKVAGTTENGVVSDTLVLAPNTLNYDLYTNESDRVSGTLTFQLAPTESTNILLNFTGSEQNLTNQSYGVQTRGKYEANNANFFAGDKHGLKVAGKEFYPSYSDPQEDWWIVDTGTRTLVKSLNRFGDGGYNTNAGGSKVKNSIVNLHLEQYIGDEIKVDAGIDYSKTTQDPTTRAYYFNMLSGVSQDALIAADPFGTPVTGIQPVGFDCSSGTCLMEVGTSVVSHEDRLNLWDNIRTTGFNPNDTAANRYNFLSVTEREVDDEIKGAFIDIDWDLDVLGFTKLELGARVTKREKYVDHQSGQLKNSSDGEFVNIYDSHGNIIGSRIITTGESLSAVPSENYIIDQPFPYNDFLVSSGVPMSPTTAGFPQVDIEKFIDIVSSKDPVFQRNKGDTRGAVLDNKAAYVKLNFNPIENLTGDIGLRYVKTEVESSGYSSVRWPQDDYNRAFDPFLFRHLRTPELLDGMTEKETCANTNAVHTDPNSKPWFNRIDGYGWDFNGTPDDPTDDTRIPSENTYPCYDPLTIKDNAGNHGSWARHTDWSHLRDYYSYAESITDEQGIERPAGGKEDRSISTFATVGSHSYSNLLPSLNMNMAFTDEFIGRFAASKTMSHPKIDSIKPGFEMHHGYWGVPENGNTRGARIDLSNPKLNPQESKNLDVSLEWYFNKESMMSLGLFHKELTDFEERVETIQHASDLRFLDLSNGYDAADLVKSKEDIKAEWEADPSMLWGNRTNACAPNIGSIYAVNQPWWYAADDADQTEDPGGRNAMAESYCSLFKVSKLRNGKGATISGLEFGYRQAYTFLPGIWSGLGVDFNYTYSNSKTDKEIDTDTGAELPQFPVEWVPQHAYNFTGYWQKFGHSIRLAYRGKSDELVSRSDTLGASWREGSGRLDLSANYKINETFSLSFQALNLTDTETRNYYTSVHNVLDYDEEGNDIKFSEGNALKENVTKDRTLVSYRNGRTYRLSLRANF
- a CDS encoding GntR family transcriptional regulator, encoding MNLHKVSTIQNQISDILRTEIISGQLGVGDKLNEIELAKRFGVSRGPIRDVLLLLGKEGLTYTKGSSGTFISDPLDNKTEKILCGIRLKLEEFSLKQLINTATFKDLLDLESIISRMDMYMSCGNKVDCVNTTIDFHKHCVELGGCSDIFNVWYPIIMRIHANMGLQCLDSFCLQNYLDLLDGLKRKDSHSAVIALKKILKP
- a CDS encoding nucleotidyltransferase family protein; translation: MKIELLLMAAGEGKRFGGRKQLANISGSPLILKKIDQMTKLVSQAKQHDIDLRINVILGAYANEIFPKLPFANANLNYFVNPNWREGLGNSISFGCLSVLSKKTNLKGVDGIMVCLLDQANLTLNDYLALLAIFQRNPKVNTCAEYLNQKGVPAIFTPNCFSQLKSLTGDKGAQGLLTAMPTETVLIENAKFDLDTQQDLASLR